Within the Clostridium scatologenes genome, the region GCAGCTATATAATATTTAAAAGTTATTTTTAATAGAAATAGGTGATTTAGGAGTTTTATAATGAATAATACTCATGATAATTTTAAAATTATATATAAATTTCCAAAGCCAAGAAAAAAAGATATGATTTCTATATTTTTAATTATATTTATTTGCGAAGTAGTTTTAAGTATATATTTTGGATATTTTAAGGGAATTGTTTTAAATGATGCTTTAAGTAGAACAGCTAATTCTTTTTATGTTTTATTTGTTAAACCAATAAGGTTTGCTTCAATTGGACTTGTTTGGAATCCACTACCAAGTGTATTGCAATTGCCATTAGTAGCATTATCAAAGATTTGGAGGCCAATGGTATCTAGTGAAATAGCAGGTGGAATCATTACAGCTTTGTTTTCTGCATTAAGTTGTATGTACGTTTATAAAACTTTTATTAGATTGAAAATATCAAGAATTTATAGCATTATTTTAATAGTTTTATATATGAGTAATCCATTTATGTGTTTTTATGGTTCTAATGGAATGAGTGAGATGATATTTTTCTTTACTATTACTTATATCATTTTGTGCTTTACTTTGTGGATGAAAGAAGGAACTGCAGATTATATTATTAAGATGGCTTTTGCACTAGCTATGGCATTTTTTTGCAGATATGAAGCAATTCCTTTTGCAATGGCAGTAGGAATAAGTGTTGCACTTGTTATATTTTTTAGTAAAAGGGAAAGAAAGTTTATTCATAATAACAGTTTCAAAGAAAAGTATTTTTATGTAGAAAGCAGTATGATAATTTTGTATACACCTCTTATATATTCAATAATTTTATGGATACTATTTAATTGGGTTATAAGTGGAAATCCTTTGTATTTCTTAAACTCATCTTATTCAAATACATCACAAAGCCAGTATGCAGTAGCTGTTACAAGTTTTAGTTATGCATTAGAATATGTTTTAAAAAAGTGCATACCATTTATTCCACTATTTGCTGGAATCATAATAATAAGACTCAAGAATAAAAGGTTATTAAAAATAGATTTTTTAATAATATCATTAATTGTAATAACTATGATAACCTTTCATCTTCTAATGCTTGTTAAAGGAAATTCTTATGGATGGTTAAGATTTTTTTCCTATTCATTACCTATATGCTTTGCATGGATACCTTATGAGCTATCACAAATAAAAACAAAACATAAAAGATTTGAATTTTCAATAATAGTTATTTCTTTGTTAATATCTTCAATTCTAACAGGAATAACTTTATCAGATTCTAATCTTTCACCAGAAGAACATAATTTAATTATATCAAATGAAAGTCATAGGGTGGCAAAATATATAAATAATGAATTAAGTGATCAAATTGTATTGACAGATTCCTTTTTGACCTCAGGAATAGTAGTTGATGTAAAAAATATTAATAATCTTGTATTAAGCAGTAATCTGAATTTTAAAGAAGCTGTAAAAAATCCATGGAAATATGAAATTGGATATATTTTGGTTCCAGATAAATCAGGTGTAGGTAAGCTAGATGCTATTAATGTTGCATATCCCAATTTATATGAAAAAGGAGAAGAATGGTGCACATTAGTGGAAGAATTTGATGGGTACAAGCTATTTAAAGTGAATTATTAATATGCATACAAAGGGGGGAAGTCAATGTTGTCTGTTGTTGTTCCAGTATATAATGAAGAAAAAAATGTTGAGGAATTAGTAAGACGAATAAAAGCAGCTTTAATAAATATAGAGTATGAAATTGTATTTGTGGATGATAGTGTAGATAATACACCTCAAATAATAGAAAATATGGCGATGAAAGATGAAAAAATAAAGTTTAGACATAGAAATAATAAAACAGGGCTTTCTTCAGCAGTAATTGAAGGCTTTGAAATTGCAAAGGGAGATATAATTGTAGTAATGGATGGGGATTTGCAGCATCCACCAGAAATATTAAACGAAATGGTAAAGGCTATATATAAAGGAGCAGATATTGTAATTCCAAGTAGATTTATACCTGGAGGAGATGATGGAGGTTTAAATTTATTCAGAAAATTAATCTCAGCTGGAGCAAGGTATATGGCAAAGGCTTTATTGAAAAAAGTAAGAAAATTTTCAGATCCTACAAGTGGAATTTTTATGTTCAGAAGAGAAATAATTAATGATAAAAAGCTTCGTGCAATAGGCTGGAAAATATTAATGGAAATATTGGTTATAGGTGAGTATAAAAATCCAGTTGAAATTCCGTATAAATTTTGTGATAGAGGTTTTGGAAAATCAAAAATGTCATTAAAGATTCAAATGGATTATATATTTCATTTATTCAGCCTTGTAAATAGGAGTAAAGAGGATAAAAGATTTTATTATTTTTGTATGATTGGATTATCAGGAGTTTTAGTTGATATGAGTGTATTTGTATTGATATGCAATATTTTACCAAAAATCACTGTAAAAACTACTTCAGTTATATCGGCATCGATAGCAATTATATCAAACTATATTTTAAATAGTTTAATTACATGGGGAGATAAAATTGAATATAAATTAAAAATTAAAAAAGAATTATTTAATTTAAAATTTATTAAATATGCAGCAGTGTGTTTTGCAGGAATTTTAATAAAATTTACTGTTTTGTTAATTATTTACAATTTGTTGAAATTTAATAAATATTCAGGAAATTTTATTGGGATTTTTTGTGCTAGCTTTTTCAATTACTATATGAGTAAATATTACGTTTTTGAATTTAATGAACGTAAAAAAATAAAATATCGAAGATCACTATAAAGCTTATTTAATGTATAGAGGGTGAGTGTTTAGTTGATGATTGTACAAAGTACCAATAGCAATAGAATAGGCGAAAATCTTTTGAACTTGGGATATATTTCTAAAGAACAATTAGAAATCGCATTAAAAATACAGAAAAAAACTAATAAACTTATTGGAAACATATTAGTTGAAAATGGATTTATATCTCAGCAGCAGTTAGCAGAATATGTTACGAATAGGCAATTTTCTAAAATTGGAGAATATTTAATTTATGTAAAAGCCATAACTGCTAATCAATTAAAACAAGCTATAGAGTATCAAGAAATCAATGGAGGAAGATTAGGAAATATTTTAGTTTCATTAGGCTTTATTAGTCAAGAGATATTGGATAATTATTTGAATTCAAATTATAAAAACAAACTTCCAATAGGAAAAATGCTAGTACAAAATAATGAAATAACCAAGGAACAACTCAATAAGGCACTTGATTTGCAGAAAAAAAGTGGAGGAAAACTTGGAGATATATTACTATTTTTAGGATTCATAAAACCTGAAAGATTATATAGATATTTAGCAACTCAAAATAATGTTGGTAGGGTTGGAAAAAATTTTGATATAAATATTTCTAAAAGATTACCTTATAAATTAGCAATTAAGTATAATGCTATAATAATAAATTCAAGAAATGATTGTTATGTAGTTGCTGTAAAAGAGTTATTAAGTCAGGAGCAATTAAAAGAAATTGAAGAGTATCTTCAAAAACCAGTTGAGCAAGTTTTAGCTACAATGTTAGAGATAGATAACTTTTGGAATATGATTTATAAAAAAAAGCAAAGTGAAGAAAGTGTATTTAAATTGTATGATGATCAACCAGAAAATTCAGCTATTGTCACTTTTTCTAAATCTCAATTGATAGTATTAATAACGATTTGTATAGTTATATTATTATCCATGATAGCTGATTTCAAAGCAACATTGCTTGTAATAAATTTATTTTTTCAAAGTATATATGCATTTATGACGGTTTTAAAACTATATATAGTTTTAAAAGGTTCATATAAAGATAATCAAATGCATTTTACTGAAGAGGAAATAGAGGATGTAGATGAGAAGGAACTGCCAACTTATACTATTTTGATACCTGTTTATAAAGAAAAAGAGGTAATTAGAACGCTTATTAAGAATATAGAAAATATTGATTATCCTAAATACAAATTGGATGTTTGTATATTGCTTGAAGAAGATGATGATGAAACTATAGATACTGTAGAAAAAATGAATCTTCCTGAATATTATTCAAGTATTATAGTACCTAAAAGCTTTCCAAAGACAAAGCCTAAGGCATGTAATTATGGACTTATTAGAGCAAAGGGAAAATATGTAGTAATATATGATGCTGAAGATAGACCGGAATCGGATCAGTTGAAAAAAGTTTACTTATCATTTAAGAAACTGCCTGAAAATTATGTTTGTATTCAAAGTAAGCTTAATTATTTCAATAGCGATCAAAATTTTTTAACACGTTTGTTTACACAAGAGTATAGTATGTGGTTTGAATTACTTTTAGTTGGAATAATGCAAATAAAAACGCCTATTCCACTTGGAGGAACCTCAAATCATTTTAAAATTGAATTTTTAAAAGAAGTTGGTGCGTGGGATCCATTTAATGTTACTGAGGATGCCGATCTAGGAGTAAGATTGTTTAAAAAAGGTTACAATACAGCTGTTGTGGATTCTCGTACTTGGGAGGAAGCAAATTCAGATTTAACAAATTGGATAAGACAACGTTCAAGATGGATAAAAGGATATATGCAAACTTGGTTTGTTCATATGAGACATCCTATACAATTATATAAATCATTGGGATTAAAAGGATTTATAGGATATCAAGCTATGATATTAGGAACACCACTGCTTCCGCTTATTAATCCTGTATTTTGGCTAATGCTAATAGTGTGGTATACAACTAAAGCTAGTTGGATAAGAGATATGTTTCCAGGAATATTTTATTATATAGCAGCTTTTCAGTTGTTTTTTGGGAATTTCATGTTTACTTATACTAATGGAGTAGGAATGTACTGGGTTATAAGAGATTGTTCACTTAAAAAAGGACAACCATTTTCATATAGATTAGTTAAATATGCATTACTATCACCTATATACTGGATATTGATGAGTGTAGCAGCATATAAAGCTTTAATACAATTAATTGTTAAGCCGTTTTATTGGGAAAAAACTAATCATGGTCTAGCAGAAATAAGAGAAAAAAATTGTGGTTCACTTGATGTATAGAGATTTAATATTAAATAAATCAAAACATACAATTTATTATCACTGACTTTTGGAGGTAAATAATGTATATGAATTTAAAGCTTAAAATTAAATTTATAATAATGTTTTTAATAATTGTTTTAGTAATTCCATTTAGTTGTGTTTTTGCAGAAGGAGATAATAGTTCCAGTGCAAGTTATGACATTTCAATATTTAAAGATGATCAAAAGTTGAGTTTGCCTAAAAATGTGGGTTCATATTGGTTTACAGTACCTAAAGGATTTGATATTGGAGATGATTGTTATGTTCAGCTGCATTTTACTTTTTCCAATACTTTGATTAGTACTCGTTCTAATATTACTATGCTTATTAATGATTATCCAGTTGAAACTCAGTGGACTTATGATATTCAAAAAGCTACTTCAGGTTGGTGGAATGTGAAATTTCCAACCTCTAAATTGAAAATAGATAGTATCAATGAGATTAAATTTCAAAGTAATCAAAGATCAATAGAAGGAGATTGTGCAGATATGGACAATCCAAGCAATTGGGTTGTTTTTCATAAGGATTCAAAATTGCATATAACAGTAAATAAGTATCCTGATGCTATATTATCAAATTTTAATTTAATATATTATGATAATTTTTTGAAGAATAATGTTTTATCTACTGATTTCATATTACCTAAAAATATAGATGATAACTGTAAAGCTGCATTATTAAAAACAAGTTCTTCTATTGGAAAGGTATCTACGGACAAGGACAATATAGAGTACGGAGTATTTAAAGAAGATGATACAGCTACAGGGAAAAATAAAGTATTTGTAGGGTTGCGTTCAGCCTTTGCTAATATTAATAATTTTTTTAATCCAGAAGATAATAAATTATCAAAGGATGAAGGATACTTATCTATAAGACAGCAAAGTGGGAACGTTTATAATACTTTGGTAACTGGAGAAAGTAAAGCTGGATTAAATAAAGCAGTAGATTTTATGTCTGATAATAGTCTTTTAAAGCAGGTTGCAGGTGATTCAATAAAAATTAATTCTAATTTGAAATATACTCCTAGTATTAAGCCTATTAATACTAGTGGAGTTTACAAATTTTCTGATTTTGGATATTCTGATGTCAATTTGCAGGGAGCTTTTCATCAAAAATTAGATATGTCATTTATTCAACCAAAGGGAATACAAAGTCAAAAAGGTTCATATATTGATTTGAAGTTTAAGCATTCTAAAGTACTAGATTCTGATAGATCAGCTATGACAGTATATATAAATGGAATGGCAGTAAATAGTGCAAAATTAACAGTTGCGAATGCAGAGGATGGTATTTTGAAAATTAATATACCTGAGAGTGCATTGAATTTACCAGAAATAAAAGTTTCTATAGAATGTTATAATTATTTGGGTAAAATTGATTGTTCTAAGGACTATTATGATAGTGCGTGGACTGTTATAAATTCTGATTCCAAGTTATGCTTACTTTCTAAAGAAACAAGTATTCAGCCTACTTTGCAAAAGTTTCCATTTTTTTATACAAATTATTCTGATAAAGATACTCAGGTAGCTATAGGAATGTGGAATACTTCAAACTTGTTCAATTTAAAAATAGCGTCAATATTGGCAACTCGTATTGGTCAAAATACTGGAGAGGTATTTAATTGGGAGCTACTTGGAAAAGACGGTGAATTAACAGATAAACAGAAGAACATGAATATGATATTTTTAGGGACATATGATGATGTAAAAATACCAGAAAGTATAAAGAAACAATTGGCTATAGTACCTTCAAAAAGTGGAAATTTAGATATAAAAAAAGAAGTTAATTTAATTCCTGAAATATTAAAAAATAAAGTATTATTTCAAGTTATAAGATCACCATGGGATACTTCAAAAAGGGTGTATGTTATATTATGTGATAACAATATTAGCAGCTTACAATTGTTAGAATCTACACTTAGTAATAGAAATATATTGTTAAAATTAGACGGACAAGTTGCTGTAGTAGATACTGATAAAAAGATTCAAACCATAAACATTAAGGAAACTGGAAGTGTTAAGGTTACTAAAACCTTATGGGAACAAATAAAGTATGCCGAATTTAAAACACATATACCATGGTGGATATTACTAATCATACTTATAGGTATCATTTTTGGAATAGTGATGATAATTTATTTACGTAGAAGTAAGAATGAATTTAAGAAAAAAAGTGAAACATTAAAAAGACAGGAAGGTTTTTTCTATGAAGATATTGAAGAAGATGAAGAATCAAAGAACAATAAGGATAGACTTGAATAATGATTATGTTAAATACTTTGAGATTTTAGTAGAAACTTATTAAAGAATTTAATATTAATTAAGTGAAATGAAAAAAATATCTTTAAATCTTTAAAAAATTATTAAAAAACTATTGACTTATATTTATACAGTAATTATAATATAAACATAACTTGAAATGCTTAAGAAAAACAATGATAGGGAGAGTAAATATAGTTCAGATTTAGAGCGAATTCGGGAAGGTGGAAGCCGAATATGAAGATTATATTGAAGAACACCCTGGAGTATCTAACCGAAATTTTTATAAGAGTAGGCTTAGACGTATTCCCTATGTTACAAGGGATAGGTATCGATAAATAAATTTTATTATCTGTACCGATAAGAGATAGCTTTAAAGCTAAGTTAGGGTGGCACCACGGAATAGTATCCGTCCCTATACCGAAAGGTATAGAGGCGGTTTTTTATATTCAAAAATAAATTTAATTTATGCAAATGTATAAATTCCCTAATGAAGCAGTAACTCTTATTTTATTACGTATGTATTTTAAATATACGGGGTAAGTGTTTAAAGCTAAATTAGGGTGGCACCGCGAAGAAATTCGCCCCTGTATCTATTAGGATACAGGGGTTTTTTATTTGAAAAAATGGAAAATATATATTTTAGGAGGCAATATTATGGAAAGATTATATGTAGAAAAAGTTAAGGAATCAGCTTCAGATGAAGTTTTAGTTCAAGGTTGGGTTCATAAAATAATTGATTTTAAAAACTTCGGTTTTGTTCATTTGAGAGATAAGACAGGAATAATCCAACTAGTGGTTGGTAAAGAACTTCTAAAAGGATTAAGACTAGAAATGAGTTTAGAAGTTGTTGGAACTAAGGTAGCAAATGAGAAAGCTCCAGGTGAAATTGAACTACAAGTTAAAGAATTAAAGGTCTTAGGAAAAACTTATTATGATAAACTTCCAATAACAGTAAATGAAAGAAAAAGTTCAGCGCATTTGGAAACTCAATTAGATTACAGATATATAAGTTTAAGAAATCCCAAAACTAGAGCAGCTTTTAAGGTTCAACAGGAAATAGTTACAGCTTTTAGAGAATATTTATTAGAAAATGATTTTTCAGAAATTCACACACCCAAAATTTTAGGTGCAAGTACTGAAGGCGGTTCAGAAGTATTTACTATAAACTATTTTGACAAAAGAGCATTTTTAGCTCAAAGTCCACAGTTCTTTAAGCAAATGATGGTAGGAGCAGGATTTGAAAAAGTATTTGAAATAGCTCCAGCATATAGAGCAGAACTTCACAACACTTACAGACATTTAAATGAGTATATAAGTCTTGACTTAGAAATGGGATTTATAAAAGATGAAAATGATATTATGGATTTAGAAGAAGGCTTTATGAGACACTTATTCCAGCATTTAAAAAAGACTTGCCAAAAGGAATTAGCAATGTTTGATGTAAGTCTTCCAGAAAAAGTTGAAATTCCAAGAATACCTCTTGCAGAAGCTCACAAAATACTTTTGGAAAAGTATGGTAAGAGATCTCCAGTAGGAAACATTGATGCGGAAGGAGAAGAACTTTTTGCAAAATATATAAAAGAAAAATATGATAGTGACTTTGTATTTTTAACAGCTTATCCAATTAAAAAGAGACCTATGTATGCTATGCCAGATGAAGATGGAATGACAAAGAGCTTTGACCTTATATATAAAGGACTTGAAATAACTACTGGAGGCCAAAGAATACACGATTATGAAATGTTAAAAGAAAATATAAAGAAATTTGGATTTAACCCAGAAGATTATGGCTTCTATTTAGAAAGCTTTAGATATGGAATGCCACCACACGGTGGATTGGCT harbors:
- a CDS encoding cellulose biosynthesis cyclic di-GMP-binding regulatory protein BcsB; amino-acid sequence: MYMNLKLKIKFIIMFLIIVLVIPFSCVFAEGDNSSSASYDISIFKDDQKLSLPKNVGSYWFTVPKGFDIGDDCYVQLHFTFSNTLISTRSNITMLINDYPVETQWTYDIQKATSGWWNVKFPTSKLKIDSINEIKFQSNQRSIEGDCADMDNPSNWVVFHKDSKLHITVNKYPDAILSNFNLIYYDNFLKNNVLSTDFILPKNIDDNCKAALLKTSSSIGKVSTDKDNIEYGVFKEDDTATGKNKVFVGLRSAFANINNFFNPEDNKLSKDEGYLSIRQQSGNVYNTLVTGESKAGLNKAVDFMSDNSLLKQVAGDSIKINSNLKYTPSIKPINTSGVYKFSDFGYSDVNLQGAFHQKLDMSFIQPKGIQSQKGSYIDLKFKHSKVLDSDRSAMTVYINGMAVNSAKLTVANAEDGILKINIPESALNLPEIKVSIECYNYLGKIDCSKDYYDSAWTVINSDSKLCLLSKETSIQPTLQKFPFFYTNYSDKDTQVAIGMWNTSNLFNLKIASILATRIGQNTGEVFNWELLGKDGELTDKQKNMNMIFLGTYDDVKIPESIKKQLAIVPSKSGNLDIKKEVNLIPEILKNKVLFQVIRSPWDTSKRVYVILCDNNISSLQLLESTLSNRNILLKLDGQVAVVDTDKKIQTINIKETGSVKVTKTLWEQIKYAEFKTHIPWWILLIILIGIIFGIVMIIYLRRSKNEFKKKSETLKRQEGFFYEDIEEDEESKNNKDRLE
- a CDS encoding glycosyltransferase, producing MLSVVVPVYNEEKNVEELVRRIKAALINIEYEIVFVDDSVDNTPQIIENMAMKDEKIKFRHRNNKTGLSSAVIEGFEIAKGDIIVVMDGDLQHPPEILNEMVKAIYKGADIVIPSRFIPGGDDGGLNLFRKLISAGARYMAKALLKKVRKFSDPTSGIFMFRREIINDKKLRAIGWKILMEILVIGEYKNPVEIPYKFCDRGFGKSKMSLKIQMDYIFHLFSLVNRSKEDKRFYYFCMIGLSGVLVDMSVFVLICNILPKITVKTTSVISASIAIISNYILNSLITWGDKIEYKLKIKKELFNLKFIKYAAVCFAGILIKFTVLLIIYNLLKFNKYSGNFIGIFCASFFNYYMSKYYVFEFNERKKIKYRRSL
- a CDS encoding glycosyltransferase family 2 protein, coding for MIVQSTNSNRIGENLLNLGYISKEQLEIALKIQKKTNKLIGNILVENGFISQQQLAEYVTNRQFSKIGEYLIYVKAITANQLKQAIEYQEINGGRLGNILVSLGFISQEILDNYLNSNYKNKLPIGKMLVQNNEITKEQLNKALDLQKKSGGKLGDILLFLGFIKPERLYRYLATQNNVGRVGKNFDINISKRLPYKLAIKYNAIIINSRNDCYVVAVKELLSQEQLKEIEEYLQKPVEQVLATMLEIDNFWNMIYKKKQSEESVFKLYDDQPENSAIVTFSKSQLIVLITICIVILLSMIADFKATLLVINLFFQSIYAFMTVLKLYIVLKGSYKDNQMHFTEEEIEDVDEKELPTYTILIPVYKEKEVIRTLIKNIENIDYPKYKLDVCILLEEDDDETIDTVEKMNLPEYYSSIIVPKSFPKTKPKACNYGLIRAKGKYVVIYDAEDRPESDQLKKVYLSFKKLPENYVCIQSKLNYFNSDQNFLTRLFTQEYSMWFELLLVGIMQIKTPIPLGGTSNHFKIEFLKEVGAWDPFNVTEDADLGVRLFKKGYNTAVVDSRTWEEANSDLTNWIRQRSRWIKGYMQTWFVHMRHPIQLYKSLGLKGFIGYQAMILGTPLLPLINPVFWLMLIVWYTTKASWIRDMFPGIFYYIAAFQLFFGNFMFTYTNGVGMYWVIRDCSLKKGQPFSYRLVKYALLSPIYWILMSVAAYKALIQLIVKPFYWEKTNHGLAEIREKNCGSLDV
- the aspS gene encoding aspartate--tRNA(Asn) ligase, with translation MERLYVEKVKESASDEVLVQGWVHKIIDFKNFGFVHLRDKTGIIQLVVGKELLKGLRLEMSLEVVGTKVANEKAPGEIELQVKELKVLGKTYYDKLPITVNERKSSAHLETQLDYRYISLRNPKTRAAFKVQQEIVTAFREYLLENDFSEIHTPKILGASTEGGSEVFTINYFDKRAFLAQSPQFFKQMMVGAGFEKVFEIAPAYRAELHNTYRHLNEYISLDLEMGFIKDENDIMDLEEGFMRHLFQHLKKTCQKELAMFDVSLPEKVEIPRIPLAEAHKILLEKYGKRSPVGNIDAEGEELFAKYIKEKYDSDFVFLTAYPIKKRPMYAMPDEDGMTKSFDLIYKGLEITTGGQRIHDYEMLKENIKKFGFNPEDYGFYLESFRYGMPPHGGLAIGLERITMKILNLSNIREATLLPRDMKRLEP
- a CDS encoding glycosyltransferase family 39 protein translates to MNNTHDNFKIIYKFPKPRKKDMISIFLIIFICEVVLSIYFGYFKGIVLNDALSRTANSFYVLFVKPIRFASIGLVWNPLPSVLQLPLVALSKIWRPMVSSEIAGGIITALFSALSCMYVYKTFIRLKISRIYSIILIVLYMSNPFMCFYGSNGMSEMIFFFTITYIILCFTLWMKEGTADYIIKMAFALAMAFFCRYEAIPFAMAVGISVALVIFFSKRERKFIHNNSFKEKYFYVESSMIILYTPLIYSIILWILFNWVISGNPLYFLNSSYSNTSQSQYAVAVTSFSYALEYVLKKCIPFIPLFAGIIIIRLKNKRLLKIDFLIISLIVITMITFHLLMLVKGNSYGWLRFFSYSLPICFAWIPYELSQIKTKHKRFEFSIIVISLLISSILTGITLSDSNLSPEEHNLIISNESHRVAKYINNELSDQIVLTDSFLTSGIVVDVKNINNLVLSSNLNFKEAVKNPWKYEIGYILVPDKSGVGKLDAINVAYPNLYEKGEEWCTLVEEFDGYKLFKVNY